One Thalassotalea sediminis DNA segment encodes these proteins:
- the astE gene encoding succinylglutamate desuccinylase encodes MGRLQQQLQSSGDFLALSREHPWSLPETFSFDVTHQSTSTQCTVSVLETGIISITPKHIDTTQDIVLSSGVHGNETAPIEICRDIIQKIILGQLVVKQRVLFIFGNIASMNIAERFVEENMNRLFSGGHSIDQGNGPGLINKERKRALLLENTIRSFYQQGDKLSANRERMHYDLHTAIRGAKYDKFAVYPFLHGSPRKPEQLQFLLACGVNTILLSNSPTTTFSYFSSKQFGADAFTIELGKVKPFGENDMTQFSQVADTLTKLVSGEDLALKPYNEDDFHIFTVAQVINREHQDFQLTFSDDTVNFTDFPKGHVIAVDGDREIKTQHKGEAIIFPNANVAIGQRAILTVIPATLNEN; translated from the coding sequence TTGGGTAGATTACAACAGCAGTTACAATCTTCGGGTGATTTTTTAGCATTATCTCGCGAGCATCCTTGGTCATTGCCAGAAACATTCTCCTTTGATGTTACGCATCAATCCACATCCACACAGTGTACAGTGTCTGTTTTAGAAACAGGTATTATTTCAATAACACCAAAACATATCGATACTACGCAAGACATCGTATTGTCTAGTGGTGTGCACGGCAATGAAACAGCACCGATCGAAATTTGTCGCGATATAATTCAAAAAATTATACTTGGTCAGTTAGTTGTTAAACAACGTGTACTGTTTATTTTTGGTAATATTGCGTCGATGAATATTGCTGAGCGCTTTGTCGAGGAAAATATGAATAGACTATTTTCCGGCGGACATTCTATTGATCAAGGCAATGGTCCAGGGTTAATAAATAAAGAACGCAAGCGAGCACTATTATTAGAAAATACGATTAGAAGCTTCTATCAGCAAGGCGATAAACTTAGTGCTAACCGAGAACGCATGCACTATGATCTTCATACGGCTATACGTGGTGCAAAGTACGACAAGTTTGCTGTCTATCCTTTTTTACATGGTTCTCCTCGAAAACCAGAGCAATTACAATTTTTATTGGCTTGCGGTGTAAACACGATCTTATTGTCGAATTCACCAACAACAACCTTTAGTTACTTTTCTTCAAAACAGTTTGGCGCTGACGCGTTTACAATTGAATTAGGCAAGGTAAAGCCTTTTGGTGAAAATGACATGACACAATTTAGTCAAGTTGCAGATACGCTGACTAAATTAGTATCTGGAGAAGACCTAGCGCTTAAGCCCTACAATGAAGATGATTTTCATATTTTTACCGTTGCACAGGTAATTAATCGCGAACATCAAGATTTTCAACTTACCTTTTCTGACGATACGGTTAATTTTACTGACTTTCCTAAAGGTCATGTTATTGCCGTTGATGGCGATAGAGAAATTAAAACGCAACATAAAGGTGAGGCGATTATTTTTCCAAATGCTAATGTTGCTATTGGGCAGCGGGCAATACTCACGGTTATTCCTGCAACATTAAACGAAAATTAA
- a CDS encoding GGDEF domain-containing protein yields the protein MPHRQYFHRPTVIKDLIIIAVVNFAFLILFMQVDFFEWLYLFVQQNEKYEIDEFIPVTFTLVISWLVFSYRRIKELGIMAHTLEQISLIDPLTGLPNRRSGQLSLISWCELANKHNQAFAVYQIDLDDFKKVNDLYGQIVGDEVLKQVTRKLYTALPQKAVLCRWLDDNFIVIAPLLPETTPYQVAERLQQAIDDKTMTSTVDVTCSIGYAIYEKNHIAEDILHDAEDALLVAKHRGKNAIHGHT from the coding sequence ATGCCTCATCGTCAGTATTTTCATCGGCCAACCGTGATTAAAGACCTCATTATTATTGCGGTTGTAAATTTCGCATTTTTGATACTTTTTATGCAAGTCGATTTTTTCGAATGGTTGTATTTATTTGTGCAACAGAATGAAAAATATGAAATTGATGAATTTATACCTGTAACTTTCACATTGGTCATAAGTTGGTTGGTCTTTAGTTATCGTCGAATTAAAGAACTTGGCATTATGGCGCATACCCTTGAACAAATTTCATTGATTGATCCACTAACTGGATTGCCAAACAGGCGTTCAGGCCAACTTAGCTTGATTTCATGGTGTGAGTTAGCGAATAAACATAATCAAGCATTTGCCGTTTATCAAATTGATTTAGATGACTTTAAAAAGGTTAATGATTTATATGGTCAAATTGTAGGCGATGAAGTGCTAAAACAAGTAACGAGAAAGCTATACACGGCCTTACCACAAAAAGCTGTGTTGTGCCGCTGGTTAGATGATAACTTTATTGTTATTGCGCCACTATTGCCTGAAACAACACCGTATCAAGTCGCAGAAAGATTACAGCAAGCCATAGACGATAAAACCATGACCTCTACGGTAGATGTAACCTGCAGCATTGGTTATGCTATTTACGAAAAAAATCATATTGCTGAAGATATTTTACATGATGCAGAAGACGCTCTGTTAGTGGCAAAGCATCGAGGTAAAAATGCTATTCACGGACATACGTAA